Proteins encoded by one window of Superficieibacter sp. HKU1:
- a CDS encoding protein-L-isoaspartate(D-aspartate) O-methyltransferase translates to MISKRVQSLLDQLRTQGIKDEHVLEAIALVPREKFIDEAFEHQAWENVALPIGQGQTISQPYMVARMTELLELTPECRVLEVGTGSGYQTAILAHLVHHVCSVERIKSLQWHARRRLKQLDLHNVSTRHGDGWQGWHARAPFDAIIVTAAPPEIPAALMSQLADGGVLVLPVGDEHQYLKRVCRRGDEFIIDTVEAVRFVPLVKGELA, encoded by the coding sequence ATGATAAGCAAACGCGTTCAGAGCCTTCTCGATCAACTACGTACTCAGGGAATAAAAGATGAGCATGTGCTTGAGGCCATCGCTCTGGTTCCGCGTGAAAAGTTTATCGATGAAGCGTTTGAACATCAGGCATGGGAGAACGTCGCGCTCCCTATCGGCCAGGGGCAGACCATTTCTCAGCCTTATATGGTGGCGAGAATGACCGAGCTGCTGGAACTGACGCCCGAATGCCGGGTGCTGGAAGTCGGCACCGGGTCCGGGTATCAGACGGCGATTCTGGCGCATCTTGTTCACCACGTCTGTTCCGTTGAACGGATTAAAAGCCTGCAGTGGCACGCACGGCGTCGCCTGAAACAACTCGATCTGCATAATGTTTCCACCCGTCATGGCGATGGCTGGCAGGGCTGGCACGCGCGTGCGCCTTTTGACGCCATCATCGTGACGGCCGCACCGCCTGAAATTCCGGCGGCACTGATGTCGCAGTTGGCTGATGGCGGCGTCCTTGTATTGCCCGTTGGCGATGAACACCAGTATCTTAAGCGGGTGTGCCGACGGGGAGATGAATTTATTATTGATACCGTTGAGGCAGTGCGCTTTGTTCCTCTGGTCAAAGGGGAGCTGGCCTGA
- the surE gene encoding 5'/3'-nucleotidase SurE — MRILLSNDDGIHAPGIQTLAKALREFAEVQVVAPDRNRSGASNSLTLESSLRTFEYENGDIAVQMGTPTDCVYLGVNALMRPRPDVVVSGINAGPNLGDDVIYSGTVAAAMEGRHLGFPALAVSLNGHKHYDTAAAVTCTLLRALSREPLRTGRILNINVPDLPLDQIKGFRVTRCGSRHPADQVIPQEDPRGNVLYWIGPPGEKFDAGPETDFAAVDEGYVSVTPLHVDLTAHSARDVVSDWLTRAGAGTS; from the coding sequence ATGCGAATATTGCTGAGTAACGATGACGGCATCCACGCACCAGGCATTCAGACGCTGGCGAAAGCGCTGCGTGAATTTGCCGAGGTGCAGGTGGTGGCCCCCGATCGTAATCGCAGCGGCGCATCAAACTCGCTGACGCTGGAATCCTCGCTGCGTACCTTTGAGTATGAAAACGGTGATATTGCGGTCCAGATGGGCACGCCGACGGACTGCGTTTATCTGGGCGTTAATGCGCTGATGCGCCCGCGTCCGGACGTCGTCGTCTCGGGGATTAACGCCGGGCCAAATCTTGGCGACGATGTGATCTACTCCGGCACCGTGGCAGCGGCGATGGAAGGGCGTCACCTTGGCTTTCCCGCGCTCGCCGTCTCACTGAACGGCCATAAACACTACGATACCGCGGCGGCGGTCACCTGTACGCTGCTGCGCGCGCTCAGCCGTGAGCCGCTGCGCACCGGGCGCATTCTCAATATCAACGTGCCGGATCTGCCTTTAGATCAAATTAAAGGCTTTCGCGTGACCCGCTGCGGCAGCCGCCATCCGGCCGATCAGGTGATCCCGCAGGAAGATCCGCGCGGCAACGTCCTGTACTGGATCGGCCCGCCCGGTGAAAAATTCGATGCGGGTCCGGAGACGGACTTCGCTGCGGTAGACGAAGGCTATGTTTCGGTTACGCCGCTGCACGTGGATTTAACCGCGCACAGCGCGCGTGACGTCGTTTCTGACTGGCTAACGCGAGCAGGAGCAGGCACGTCATGA
- the truD gene encoding tRNA pseudouridine(13) synthase TruD, with amino-acid sequence MIDVENLTYLHGKPQGQGLLKASPEDFLVVEDLGFAPDGEGEHVLVRILKNGCNTRFVADALAKFLNVPAREVSFAGQKDKQAVTEQWLCARVPGKEMPDLSAFQLEGCQVLEYARHKRKLRPGALKGNYFTLILREVSQRDSVEQRLQAIQAAGVPNYFGVQRFGIGGSNLQGALRWAQSGGPVRDRNKRSFWLSAARSALFNQIVSTRLKKPDFNQVVDGDALQLAGRGSWFVAASEEQAELQSRVDNHELMITASLPGSGEWGTQREALAFEQAAIAEETLLQQLLLREKVEASRRAMLLYPQQMNWNWWDDVTVELRFWLPAGSFATSVVRELINTSGDYANIAE; translated from the coding sequence ATGATCGACGTCGAAAATCTGACGTACCTGCACGGCAAGCCGCAGGGGCAGGGACTGCTGAAAGCCAGCCCGGAGGATTTTCTGGTCGTCGAAGATCTCGGTTTTGCACCTGACGGTGAGGGCGAGCACGTCCTCGTGCGGATCCTGAAAAACGGCTGCAATACGCGTTTTGTCGCCGATGCGCTGGCGAAATTTCTTAACGTTCCGGCGCGTGAGGTCAGCTTTGCCGGGCAAAAAGATAAGCAGGCAGTGACGGAACAATGGCTGTGCGCCCGCGTGCCTGGCAAAGAGATGCCGGATCTCAGCGCCTTTCAGCTCGAGGGCTGTCAGGTACTGGAATACGCCCGCCATAAACGTAAGCTGCGTCCCGGGGCGTTAAAGGGCAATTATTTTACGCTGATCCTGCGTGAAGTCTCGCAGCGCGACAGCGTCGAACAGCGTTTACAGGCCATTCAGGCCGCGGGCGTGCCGAACTACTTTGGCGTGCAGCGCTTTGGCATCGGCGGCAGCAATCTTCAGGGGGCGTTACGCTGGGCACAAAGCGGCGGCCCGGTCCGCGATCGGAATAAACGCAGTTTTTGGTTGTCGGCAGCCCGTAGCGCGTTGTTTAATCAGATAGTCAGCACGCGTTTGAAAAAACCAGACTTTAATCAAGTTGTTGACGGCGATGCGCTACAATTAGCGGGGCGCGGGAGCTGGTTCGTGGCCGCTTCTGAAGAACAGGCCGAACTACAATCCCGCGTTGATAACCACGAGCTGATGATCACGGCGTCCCTTCCCGGTAGCGGCGAATGGGGCACGCAGCGCGAGGCGCTGGCCTTTGAGCAGGCCGCTATTGCAGAAGAAACGCTATTACAGCAGCTGCTGTTGCGTGAAAAAGTCGAGGCTTCACGCCGTGCTATGCTGCTTTATCCGCAGCAAATGAACTGGAACTGGTGGGATGACGTGACCGTGGAGTTACGCTTCTGGCTTCCGGCGGGCAGCTTTGCCACCAGCGTGGTCAGAGAACTTATTAACACTTCAGGTGATTATGCGAATATTGCTGAGTAA
- the ispF gene encoding 2-C-methyl-D-erythritol 2,4-cyclodiphosphate synthase, translated as MRIGHGFDVHAFGGAGPIIIGGVRVPYEKGLLAHSDGDVALHALTDALLGAAALGDIGKLFPDTDPAFKGADSRELLREAWRRIQAKGYTLGNVDVTIIAQAPKMLPHIPQMRIFIAEDLGCHMDDVNVKATTTEKLGFTGRGEGIACEAVALLHKAAK; from the coding sequence ATGCGAATTGGACACGGTTTTGATGTGCACGCTTTCGGCGGCGCAGGCCCGATTATCATTGGCGGCGTGCGCGTCCCTTACGAAAAAGGGCTGCTGGCCCACTCTGATGGTGATGTTGCACTCCATGCCCTGACCGATGCGCTGCTCGGCGCGGCGGCGCTGGGCGATATCGGCAAACTGTTCCCGGATACCGATCCGGCATTCAAAGGCGCCGACAGCCGTGAACTGCTGCGCGAGGCGTGGCGACGCATCCAGGCGAAAGGCTATACCCTTGGCAACGTTGATGTCACGATTATTGCCCAGGCCCCCAAAATGCTGCCGCATATCCCGCAAATGCGCATTTTCATCGCTGAAGATCTCGGCTGCCATATGGATGATGTTAACGTCAAAGCCACCACCACGGAAAAACTGGGCTTCACCGGCCGTGGGGAAGGTATTGCCTGTGAAGCGGTAGCCCTGCTGCATAAGGCGGCCAAATGA
- the ispD gene encoding 2-C-methyl-D-erythritol 4-phosphate cytidylyltransferase: MAATFPGVCAVVPAAGFGRRMQTECPKQYLSIGNKTILEHAVAALLAHPRVQRVIIAITPGDVRFQQLPLANHPQVTVVDGGSERADSVLAGLKAAGDASWVLVHDAARPCLCQDDLNRLLALSETSRVGGILAAPVRDTMKRGEPGKPAIAHTVDRNDLWHALTPQFFPRELLTDCLTRALNEGAIITDEASALEYCGFHPELIPGRADNIKVTRPEDLALAEFYLTRFHHQEQT; this comes from the coding sequence ATGGCAGCAACTTTTCCAGGCGTTTGCGCCGTGGTTCCGGCAGCCGGTTTTGGCCGCCGCATGCAGACGGAGTGCCCGAAACAATACCTCTCAATTGGTAACAAAACGATTCTCGAACACGCGGTGGCAGCGCTTCTGGCGCACCCTCGCGTACAGCGGGTGATCATCGCCATTACGCCGGGTGATGTGCGCTTTCAGCAGTTGCCGCTGGCGAACCATCCACAGGTTACCGTCGTCGACGGCGGCAGCGAACGCGCCGATTCCGTACTGGCTGGCCTGAAGGCCGCAGGCGACGCCAGCTGGGTGCTGGTGCATGACGCCGCGCGCCCCTGCCTGTGTCAGGACGATCTGAATCGTCTGCTCGCGCTCAGTGAAACCAGCCGCGTGGGCGGTATTCTGGCTGCCCCGGTCCGCGATACCATGAAGCGCGGCGAGCCAGGGAAACCGGCCATCGCCCATACCGTCGATCGCAACGATCTCTGGCACGCGCTGACGCCACAATTCTTCCCGCGGGAACTGCTTACCGACTGCCTGACGCGCGCCCTTAATGAGGGCGCGATTATCACAGATGAAGCCTCTGCGCTGGAATACTGTGGTTTCCATCCCGAACTGATCCCCGGTCGCGCGGATAATATCAAAGTGACGCGTCCGGAAGATCTGGCGCTTGCCGAATTTTATCTCACCCGATTTCACCACCAGGAGCAGACATAA
- the ftsB gene encoding cell division protein FtsB yields MGKLTLILLALLVWLQYSLWFGKNGLHDYSRVSDDVQVQQTTNAKLKARNDQLFAEIDDLNGGQEAIEERARNELSMTRPGETFYRLVPDASKRNLSAGQNNR; encoded by the coding sequence ATGGGTAAACTAACGCTGATATTGCTGGCTTTACTGGTCTGGCTACAGTATTCGCTGTGGTTTGGCAAAAATGGATTACATGATTACAGCCGCGTCAGCGATGATGTCCAGGTCCAGCAAACCACAAACGCAAAATTAAAAGCGCGCAACGATCAACTCTTTGCGGAAATTGACGATCTTAACGGTGGTCAGGAAGCGATCGAAGAACGCGCGCGTAATGAACTGAGTATGACCCGACCGGGCGAAACCTTTTATCGTCTGGTGCCGGATGCGTCTAAACGCAATCTGAGTGCAGGGCAAAATAATCGATAA
- a CDS encoding DUF3561 family protein yields the protein MRNSQNLSITTTESLTADEETTWSFPGAVVGFISWLLAAGIPFLIYGPNTLFFFLYTWPFFLALMPVAVVVGIALYSLLNGKFLYTSVATALTVIAMFGILFMWLMG from the coding sequence ATGCGCAATAGCCAAAATTTAAGCATCACCACGACTGAGTCGCTAACGGCCGATGAAGAGACCACCTGGTCTTTTCCCGGTGCCGTGGTGGGGTTTATCTCATGGCTGCTGGCGGCGGGTATTCCCTTTCTCATCTATGGCCCCAATACGCTGTTTTTCTTTCTCTATACCTGGCCTTTCTTTCTGGCGCTGATGCCGGTCGCCGTCGTGGTCGGCATCGCGCTTTATTCTCTGCTGAATGGCAAATTTCTTTATACCTCTGTCGCCACGGCGCTAACCGTTATTGCGATGTTTGGCATTCTGTTTATGTGGCTGATGGGGTAG
- the cysC gene encoding adenylyl-sulfate kinase — protein MAQHDDNVVWHAHPVTAAQREQLHGHRGVVLWFTGLSGSGKSTVAGALEEALHRLGVSTYLLDGDNVRHGLCRDLGFSDEDRKENIRRVGEVARLMVDAGLVVLTAFISPHRAERQMVREQVGEGRFFEIFVDTPLAICETRDPKGLYKKARAGELPHFTGIDSVYEAPESAEMHLDGEQLVTNLVNRLLDLLRQSDIIRS, from the coding sequence ATGGCGCAGCACGATGACAATGTCGTCTGGCACGCTCATCCGGTGACTGCGGCGCAGCGCGAGCAGCTCCACGGTCACCGTGGCGTAGTGCTGTGGTTTACCGGGCTTTCAGGCTCGGGTAAATCCACCGTCGCGGGGGCGCTGGAAGAGGCGCTGCATCGTCTGGGCGTCAGCACCTATCTGCTGGACGGCGACAACGTCCGCCACGGGCTATGCCGCGATCTCGGCTTCAGCGATGAAGATCGGAAAGAAAATATCCGCCGCGTGGGAGAGGTCGCGCGGCTGATGGTCGATGCGGGTCTGGTGGTGTTGACGGCCTTTATCTCGCCGCACCGTGCTGAACGGCAAATGGTGCGCGAGCAGGTGGGGGAGGGGCGTTTCTTCGAAATCTTTGTGGATACGCCGCTGGCGATCTGTGAAACGCGCGATCCGAAAGGGTTATACAAAAAAGCGCGGGCAGGAGAATTACCCCATTTTACCGGCATTGATTCCGTCTACGAAGCGCCGGAAAGCGCGGAAATGCATCTTGATGGTGAACAATTAGTAACAAATTTGGTTAACCGATTATTAGATCTGCTCAGACAGAGCGATATTATCAGATCCTGA
- the cysN gene encoding sulfate adenylyltransferase subunit CysN, with translation MNTTIAQQIANEGGVEAWMHAQQYKSLLRFLTCGSVDDGKSTLIGRLLHDTRQIYEDQLSSLHNDSKRHGTQGEKLDLALLVDGLQAEREQGITIDVAYRYFSTEKRKFIIADTPGHEQYTRNMATGASTCDLAILLIDARKGVLDQTRRHSFISTLLGIKHLVVAINKMDLVDFSEETFNRIREDYLTFAAQLPGNLDIRFVPLSALEGDNVAGASGKMPWYSGPTLLEVLETVEIQRVVDRQPMRFPVQYVNRPNLDFRGYSGTVASGTVNVGQRIKVLPSGVESTVARIVTFDGDLEAAAAGEAITLVLKDEIDISRGDLLLDASESLPAVQRASVNVVWMTEQPLTAGQSLDIKIAGKKTRARVDAIRHQFDINNLTQHAAEDLPLNGIGLVDLTFDEPLVLDKYQDNPVTGGMIFIDRLTNVTVGAGLVQEAYAQETAVPSEYSAFELEMNALVRKHFPHWGARDLLGGK, from the coding sequence ATGAATACGACAATTGCGCAACAAATTGCCAACGAAGGCGGCGTAGAGGCCTGGATGCACGCTCAGCAGTATAAAAGCCTGCTGCGTTTCCTGACCTGCGGCAGCGTGGACGACGGTAAAAGCACGCTAATTGGCCGCCTGCTGCACGACACGCGGCAGATTTATGAAGATCAGCTTTCCTCGCTGCATAACGACAGCAAACGTCACGGCACCCAGGGTGAGAAGCTGGATCTGGCGCTGCTGGTAGACGGCCTGCAGGCCGAACGCGAGCAGGGCATCACCATTGACGTGGCCTACCGCTATTTCTCCACGGAAAAGCGTAAATTTATCATCGCCGATACGCCGGGGCACGAGCAGTACACGCGCAATATGGCGACCGGGGCATCCACCTGCGATCTGGCGATCCTGCTGATCGACGCGCGTAAAGGCGTACTGGATCAGACCCGTCGTCACAGCTTTATCTCCACGCTGCTGGGGATCAAGCATCTGGTGGTGGCGATCAATAAAATGGATCTCGTCGACTTTAGCGAAGAGACCTTTAACCGCATTCGTGAAGATTATCTGACCTTCGCGGCGCAGCTGCCGGGCAATCTGGATATCCGTTTTGTGCCGCTGTCGGCGCTGGAAGGCGATAATGTTGCCGGTGCCAGCGGTAAGATGCCGTGGTATAGCGGCCCGACGCTGCTGGAAGTGCTGGAAACCGTTGAGATCCAGCGCGTGGTCGATCGGCAGCCGATGCGCTTCCCGGTGCAGTACGTTAACCGTCCAAACCTCGATTTCCGGGGTTATTCCGGTACGGTCGCTTCCGGGACCGTCAACGTCGGCCAGCGGATCAAAGTCCTGCCGTCCGGCGTGGAATCCACCGTGGCGCGTATCGTTACCTTTGACGGAGATTTAGAGGCCGCGGCAGCGGGGGAAGCCATTACGCTGGTGCTGAAAGATGAAATTGACATCAGCCGCGGCGATCTGTTGCTGGATGCCAGCGAATCACTGCCTGCGGTACAACGCGCCTCGGTCAACGTGGTGTGGATGACCGAGCAGCCGCTGACGGCGGGGCAAAGTCTGGATATTAAAATTGCCGGCAAGAAAACGCGTGCGCGGGTGGATGCGATTCGCCATCAGTTTGATATCAATAACCTGACCCAGCACGCCGCGGAGGATCTGCCGCTGAACGGTATCGGTCTGGTGGATCTCACCTTTGACGAGCCGCTGGTGCTCGATAAATACCAGGACAACCCGGTGACCGGCGGGATGATCTTTATTGATCGCCTCACCAACGTTACGGTCGGGGCCGGACTGGTGCAGGAAGCGTATGCGCAGGAGACCGCCGTGCCGTCTGAGTACAGCGCCTTCGAACTGGAAATGAACGCGCTGGTGCGTAAGCACTTCCCGCACTGGGGCGCGCGTGATTTGCTGGGAGGCAAATAA
- the cysD gene encoding sulfate adenylyltransferase subunit CysD — protein sequence MDQKRLTHLRQLEAESIHIIREVAAEFSNPVMLYSIGKDSSVMLHLARKAFYPGTLPFPLLHVDTGWKFREMYEFRDRTAKAYGCELLVHKNPEGVAMGINPFVHGSAKHTDIMKTEGLKQALNKYGFDAAFGGARRDEEKSRAKERIYSFRDRFHRWDPKNQRPELWHNYNGQVNKGESIRVFPLSNWTEQDIWQYIWLENIDIVPLYLAAERPVLERDGMLMMIDDGRIDLQPGEVIQQRMVRFRTLGCWPLTGAVESQAQTLPEIIEEMLVSTTSERQGRVIDRDQAGSMELKKRQGYF from the coding sequence ATGGATCAAAAACGACTGACTCACCTGCGGCAACTGGAGGCGGAAAGCATCCATATTATCCGTGAAGTTGCCGCCGAGTTTTCTAATCCGGTGATGCTTTACTCAATTGGTAAAGACTCCAGCGTCATGCTGCACCTGGCGCGTAAAGCGTTCTATCCGGGGACGCTGCCGTTTCCGCTGCTGCACGTCGATACCGGCTGGAAGTTCCGTGAAATGTACGAGTTCCGCGACCGTACCGCTAAAGCCTATGGCTGCGAGCTGCTGGTGCATAAGAACCCGGAAGGGGTGGCAATGGGGATCAACCCATTTGTGCACGGCAGCGCAAAACATACCGATATTATGAAAACCGAGGGGCTGAAGCAGGCGCTGAATAAATACGGTTTTGACGCGGCATTTGGCGGCGCGCGTCGCGATGAAGAAAAATCGCGCGCCAAAGAGCGTATTTACTCTTTCCGCGACCGTTTCCATCGCTGGGACCCGAAAAACCAGCGTCCGGAACTGTGGCACAACTATAACGGCCAGGTGAATAAGGGCGAAAGCATCCGCGTCTTCCCGCTGTCCAACTGGACCGAACAGGATATCTGGCAGTATATCTGGCTGGAAAATATCGACATCGTGCCGCTTTATTTAGCCGCTGAGCGTCCGGTGCTGGAGCGTGATGGCATGTTGATGATGATTGACGACGGACGCATTGATTTGCAACCGGGCGAAGTGATCCAGCAGCGGATGGTGCGTTTTCGCACCCTTGGCTGCTGGCCGCTGACCGGCGCGGTCGAGTCGCAGGCGCAAACGCTGCCGGAAATCATTGAAGAGATGCTGGTTTCCACCACCAGTGAACGTCAGGGGCGCGTGATTGACCGCGACCAGGCCGGCTCGATGGAGCTGAAGAAACGTCAGGGATACTTTTAA
- the cysG gene encoding siroheme synthase CysG has protein sequence MPLFAALKDRPVLVIGGGEIASRKIAFLRRAGARVQVVAARLNAELASLAEQQQIHWRATEFAEPQIDEVFLVIAATDDGELNQRVFAAANARHRLVNVVDNQPLCSFIFPSIVDRSPLLVAISSGGNAPVLARLLREKIEALLPKDLGKMAEVAGRWRERIKTHLHSTAERRRFWERAFRGRFASLMAAGNQQAAEQVLEETLRQPARVQGEIILVGAGPGDAGLLTLRGLQVLQQADVVFYDHLVTEEIRELVRRDAELICVGKRAGKHAVPQHETNQMLIEAAREGKTVVRLKGGDPFIFGRGGEELQAAAAAGIPFQVVPGVTAASGATAYAGIPLTHREHAQSVTFVTGHYKPDSAPFDWAQLAQSRQTLAIYMGTMKAAEISAQLIQHGRHEHTPVAVISRGTRADQTVSTGTLQQLENLAKDAPMPALLVIGEVVNLHHELAWFQHTTGAEAFSASVVNLA, from the coding sequence CTGCCCCTGTTTGCTGCCCTGAAAGATCGCCCCGTACTGGTTATTGGCGGCGGCGAAATTGCCAGCCGTAAAATTGCGTTCCTGCGCCGGGCAGGAGCCAGAGTGCAGGTGGTGGCCGCGCGTCTTAATGCAGAACTGGCCAGCCTGGCTGAACAGCAGCAGATCCACTGGCGGGCGACGGAATTTGCTGAACCGCAAATCGACGAGGTTTTTCTGGTGATTGCCGCCACCGATGACGGTGAACTGAATCAGCGCGTATTCGCGGCGGCAAACGCCCGTCACCGGCTGGTTAACGTTGTCGATAACCAGCCGCTGTGCTCGTTTATCTTTCCGTCGATTGTCGATCGTTCGCCGCTGCTGGTGGCGATCTCTTCCGGCGGTAATGCGCCGGTACTGGCGCGCCTGCTGCGGGAAAAAATTGAGGCGCTGCTGCCGAAAGATCTGGGGAAGATGGCGGAGGTAGCTGGCCGCTGGCGGGAGCGTATTAAAACGCATCTTCACTCTACGGCGGAACGTCGACGGTTCTGGGAGCGCGCCTTTCGCGGGCGCTTCGCCAGCCTGATGGCAGCGGGAAATCAGCAGGCTGCCGAACAGGTGCTGGAAGAGACATTACGCCAGCCGGCGCGCGTGCAGGGTGAAATTATTCTGGTCGGCGCGGGGCCGGGCGATGCCGGACTGCTGACCCTGCGGGGCTTGCAGGTGCTCCAGCAGGCCGACGTGGTGTTTTACGATCATCTGGTGACTGAGGAAATTCGCGAACTGGTGCGCCGCGATGCGGAGCTGATCTGCGTGGGGAAACGCGCCGGTAAACACGCGGTGCCGCAGCATGAAACCAATCAGATGCTGATTGAGGCAGCGCGGGAGGGTAAAACCGTGGTGCGCCTGAAAGGCGGCGATCCGTTTATTTTCGGGCGCGGCGGAGAAGAACTGCAGGCCGCCGCCGCAGCCGGCATTCCGTTTCAGGTGGTGCCTGGCGTGACGGCCGCTTCCGGCGCGACGGCGTATGCGGGCATTCCGCTGACCCACCGCGAACATGCGCAAAGCGTCACTTTTGTGACCGGACATTATAAGCCCGACAGCGCCCCGTTTGACTGGGCGCAGCTGGCGCAGAGCCGTCAGACGCTGGCGATTTACATGGGCACCATGAAAGCCGCGGAAATCAGCGCGCAGCTTATTCAGCATGGCCGACATGAACATACGCCGGTGGCGGTGATTTCGCGCGGCACGCGTGCTGACCAGACGGTCAGCACGGGCACATTACAACAACTCGAAAACCTGGCTAAAGATGCGCCGATGCCTGCTCTGCTGGTGATCGGCGAGGTGGTGAATCTGCATCACGAGCTGGCCTGGTTTCAACACACAACAGGTGCGGAAGCGTTCAGCGCATCCGTGGTTAATCTGGCTTAA
- a CDS encoding aminopeptidase gives MLSASRRSLAALAFSVCFALPALAKSTPPGEFASTQARYIATYFPGRMTGTPAEMLAADYLRQQFATMGYQSDIRTFHGRYLYTSADKQQNWHNVTGSTVIAAHEGRAKQQIVIMAHLDTYAPHSDADVAHNLGGLTLQGIDDNAAGLGVMLELAAALKNIPTQYGIRFIATSGEEEGKLGAESLLSRMSDAEKKNTLLVINLDNLIVGDKLYFNSGKSTPAAVRTLTRDRALVIARNHGIAATINPGLNSAYPEGTSCCNDAEPFDKAGIPVLSVEATNWSLGNKDGYQQRKKSRDFPAGKSWHDVRIDNQQYIDKALPGRIAHRSRDVVNVMLPLVKELAKAGKK, from the coding sequence ATGTTGTCCGCATCGCGCCGCAGCCTGGCTGCCCTGGCGTTCAGCGTATGCTTTGCCCTTCCCGCTCTGGCGAAATCGACACCTCCAGGAGAGTTTGCCAGTACTCAGGCTCGCTATATTGCCACCTATTTTCCCGGCCGCATGACCGGCACGCCCGCAGAGATGCTGGCAGCGGATTATCTGCGCCAGCAGTTTGCCACCATGGGCTACCAAAGTGATATACGGACGTTCCACGGTCGCTACCTTTATACCTCCGCAGATAAACAGCAGAACTGGCATAACGTTACGGGCAGCACGGTCATTGCCGCCCATGAAGGCCGTGCCAAACAGCAGATCGTGATTATGGCGCACCTGGACACGTATGCGCCGCACAGCGATGCGGATGTGGCGCATAATCTGGGCGGGCTGACGCTACAGGGCATTGACGACAACGCCGCCGGGCTGGGGGTGATGCTCGAACTCGCCGCCGCCCTGAAAAATATTCCGACGCAGTACGGCATTCGCTTTATTGCTACCAGCGGCGAGGAAGAAGGCAAGCTCGGTGCAGAGAGTTTGCTCTCTCGCATGAGCGACGCCGAGAAGAAAAATACCCTGCTGGTCATTAATCTCGATAATCTTATTGTCGGTGACAAACTCTATTTTAACAGCGGTAAAAGCACGCCCGCGGCCGTACGCACACTTACCCGCGATCGGGCGCTGGTGATTGCCAGAAATCATGGCATCGCGGCTACCATTAATCCCGGCCTAAATTCCGCTTATCCTGAAGGCACCAGCTGCTGCAATGACGCCGAACCTTTCGATAAGGCCGGCATTCCGGTGCTGTCGGTTGAAGCAACCAACTGGTCGCTGGGGAATAAAGACGGCTATCAGCAGCGCAAAAAATCGCGCGATTTCCCGGCGGGAAAAAGCTGGCATGACGTGCGTATTGATAATCAGCAGTATATCGATAAGGCGCTGCCGGGCCGGATTGCGCACCGTAGCCGGGATGTGGTGAACGTGATGCTGCCGCTGGTGAAGGAGCTGGCGAAGGCGGGAAAAAAATAG
- the cysH gene encoding phosphoadenosine phosphosulfate reductase yields the protein MSILDLKALNELPKAEREQALAETNTRLETLTAEDRVAWALENLPGEYVLSSSFGIQAAVSLHLVNQISPDIPVILTDTGYLFPETYRFIDELTDKLKLNLNVYRANESPAWQEARYGKLWEQGVEGIEKYNEINKVEPMNRALTDLNAQTWFAGLRREQSGSRAHLPVLGIQRGVFKVLPIIDWDNRTVYQYLQKHGLKYHPLWDEGYLSVGDTHTTRKWEPGMAEEETRFFGLKRECGLHEG from the coding sequence ATGTCCATACTCGATCTAAAAGCCCTCAATGAACTCCCGAAAGCGGAGCGCGAGCAGGCGCTTGCGGAGACTAATACCCGGCTGGAAACGCTCACCGCAGAAGATCGCGTAGCCTGGGCGCTGGAAAATCTGCCCGGTGAATACGTCCTCTCCTCAAGCTTTGGCATTCAGGCGGCGGTCAGTCTGCATCTGGTCAATCAGATCAGCCCGGACATCCCGGTGATCCTGACCGATACCGGTTATCTGTTCCCGGAAACCTACCGGTTTATTGATGAGTTAACGGACAAACTCAAGCTAAACCTCAACGTCTACCGGGCAAATGAAAGCCCTGCCTGGCAGGAAGCCCGCTATGGCAAACTGTGGGAGCAGGGCGTTGAAGGCATTGAGAAATACAATGAGATCAATAAAGTCGAGCCGATGAACCGGGCGCTGACCGATCTTAACGCCCAAACCTGGTTCGCCGGTCTGCGCCGGGAACAGTCCGGCAGCCGCGCTCATCTTCCGGTGCTCGGCATACAGCGCGGCGTGTTTAAGGTACTGCCGATCATCGACTGGGATAACCGCACGGTCTATCAGTATTTGCAAAAGCACGGCCTGAAATACCATCCGCTGTGGGATGAAGGTTATTTGTCCGTGGGGGATACCCATACTACCCGCAAATGGGAGCCGGGAATGGCGGAAGAGGAGACGCGGTTCTTTGGGCTGAAAAGAGAGTGCGGGCTGCACGAGGGGTAA